GAGGAAAAATTCCTCTAGCAGTGGATCTGGGTCCTCTAGGTATGAAACTTTTTCAAATCAGGAAAGGAATGGATATTAATGCTAGGTGCAAGACtgtaaaatgttatttgaataattaaaatgaatttgaaaaaaatacatttataatttgtattacATGTTGATTGCCAATTGTGCATTACAtgataaaatgtattaatattacatttttaatgctAAATTTTTTCAACGCCTAAAATATTATGTAAAGGAAGTTCAAAGAGATGTACTGATTTACAgctaaataataaatgtatacaacttccaagaattttttctttatatccaGTTCTTCACGTTCCCGAAGTAGATCTGGGTCCTCTTCCTCCAGCAGCAGTTCCAGTGGAAGTTCCAACAGCAGCTCCTCTAGGTCTGGAAGTTCCAGTTCTAGTCGTTCGTCTTCAAGTGCAAGTGAGAAGGGGCGGGGAGGGAAAGCCTCCAAAAGGCAGCAGTCAGAGTGAGTAAATAGTTACAAGTTGTCCGCCAGTAGTTCtgttacattgtacatttaagATGAATTAACTAAGTTTTCAATGTAGTGGTTAAAATTCAGTATGCCTTTAAAGAAACAGATGCTATGTTGAaagttaaagctgacatgaattcataaaagcatttggtcgccatattagtttcgatcgctcctctactgtcACAGGGGtgtatataccggttgagaaagttacggttggttgctttccgatcgaggcattcaggttgcacggacttctaaaacatgaactacacattgtagtaaaatgttcgtaataaagaataaaggaaacaacaatcaatgaaatacaaaatataaaaagaatttcaaaggtaTCCGTAAtattttgcacagatagtgctgccttacttcgcatgcacatcgaacacgtgtgtcgttcatacagaatACATAACATctgcatcatttttaaaaccccGGCGGCagtacatccaacacagtagctaaacGATAGTCAATCCAAGAGagtaacaacgtaacatcgtttccatccgttcctacaaaaacactccgtttctaaaatccatgcaatcattgacattgctcgatctgccacagtgtgtagtttgcgcatgtgcgatgttaaaATATACACAGGAAAACAGTCTACACTTATTGAGGATTTTTGAAGTATCTGTggctggatttcagtctgttttGTTTCGTCATTCATTAGATATGCCTTGCAAGtgaagtggttgtcatattatttttgttcccaacgcgtttctacacgtcttttcgtccaaggtaatgtgttcgggtgaatgaaatacctgaatgcggtgaagcatgaataatGCTCTCGgtcttatatagggggtgtgtagcgatgagcagaacaatagaaatcgacaactaatatggcggtagtcggagataaagggaaataatgcgtatttatgaattcatgtcaccTTTAACCAGTTAATGCCAGATATTATAGTTTGCTGATGAATGATTtatattataagaaaaaaaataaaactgtacagTCTTGCCAGTATGAAAGTAATTTATCAACCTGGAACAAAATATAATGGAAAAATAACAAATCTGATCTTTGATCTTAGTTCTCCAAAGAGAAGAAAGAAGAGTCCAGAGCCAAAGCCAACAAAAGTTCACGTTGGGAAGCTGACTCGGAATGTAAACAAGGATCACATTATGGAGATATTCTCCAACTATGGCAGCGTAAAGAACATAGATATGCCGATGGACAGAGTGCATTCAAACTTTAGTAAATTATTTGCATATATTGAGTATGAATCGCCTGAGGAAGCGGAGAAGGCTGTGAAGTATATGGATGGAGgtaattaattttcaatttgaaaatgaaattaattgttGAGGGAAATCATACTTTTGATGTGTTGAGAAATGTATTGTCTCCTCATTCCACTGTGAGGAATATTTCTGGTAGCAGGGCTGTGTGTAATGATACAATAGTGAATATTTCTTGTAGCTATAGTCTTGCTAAGAAAGTTAATAAGTCacagcaatttttttaaagcctGTTCAGTCATTGTGACAAGCATGTTCACATGTTTTCTCACTTAAAATACCTGGTACTGAAAGGAAATATTCATGCCAACACCTCTGTCTGACATgccaatttatttacaaaaactgatCAATCATTCAGTAAGGTcatattggtatttttttttttcaattcatcaaactgagttttattattttttcttgattatccattaattctaaatatcaaTGCATTATAATATGACAGGACAAATTGATGGACAAGAAATATCAGCAAGTGCAGTGCTGGCAGCTAGACCTGTACGGGCACCTCAACGTCGGAGTCCACCCCGCAGAGGGCCACCAGCTAGATGGGGACGACCTGCCTCGCCACGATACAGAGACAGGCGAAGGTAAGCATCAATTCAATAATGATCTATAgacaaactatttttaaaatctgtctactgtggaatcattagatttcgtggtggctcaatttttgtggaattcgtgggtacctctcaacCACGAagtaacatcctccacgaattaataaattagggtaataaagttatattttctttgtatgtttaagagaatacacgaaattacgtccccatggacctgtaaaatttaagcaatccacgaaaattggtccccacgaaatttaatgattccacagtatctgaattttttggaattaaGTAACTTTGGATCATGATATTGAGTGTTTGATCATTTTGACTTTAAGGACACCCCCTCCAAGAAGAAGAAGCCCCCCACCCAGAAGACGCTCCAGATCAAGGTCGCGGTCCCCTGCCAAGAGGCGGCGATACAGCCGGTCAAGCTCGAGTTCATCacgttgaaatttttttttgtgtttgtctTACATTTCGCAGATTACAAATTCTCATCACCGTGAAAGTTGCAAGCTTTCAATTCGACATTAAATGTGTTCTGTACTTGGTGTACTTTGAAAATGAGCTACAACAAAGTTTGAGAATTTTCATGAACCACCAATTTTGTGGTGTGTAATAgttcatttttatgattttagcAAGTATATACCATTATTGCACATTATCattgaaaattcatttgaataaagTTTATCATCTTTTAGTTGCAAAGTTAATgcttttttaaacatacattgTCAAAGTTTTGACTATCCTGATTCCATGAAAAATTACTGAAATGCAATTAAAGGGTCCTCCACACACCTGGGAAAAGTTCTGCATACAAGCTCGTTcttctaaattatttaaaaatgtggAAATGTAGCACGTGCTCAACTTGAAAATGACaggaaaaaattcaattttggggaaaaaattattttaaattttaccgctattcttgaaaataaaactcTGCTGTATTCAAACTCGGGAACTGCGGGTCGGTAGGTCGAATCTAGATCCATTGCGCCACAGAGATAGACACCAAATTTTGGCAATATAAGCTGTTTCACAATGCGTTAAAATCGCAATGTTGTGAGGTACCGTCATAAAAAGTAGAACTTGCGGATGGTCGAGGATCTTTAAAATGCAAGGACCAAGAATTCATGAAACTAGTGTGATCAGAATATGATCTTAGTAGACCATTATTGCATTGTCGAGGATCTTTAAAATGCAAGGACCAAGAATTCATGAAACTAGTGTGATCAGAATATGATCTTAGTAGACcattattgcattaatgttcttGCAACTTGAAACCAGCTTTTCTTCTAAAtgtaaacaagtgaaaagctctCATTGTGACAGCAAagtgggttttcttttatgtgaacagtatccataatccacctgtaaaccctgaattgataaacactacccaTCCATAGAAAAGAATTGCCCTATATGTAATTAACTGCAAAAAAAGTTCAATGGGTagcattttttcattaattattaaaaagcaaaattcaAGTAATATGCACCTCTCTGataaatgaacaattaatctgTTTGCGAAAAAATTAACAAGTTTAACAGCCAGTATTGTtttcataattatcaaaaatcaaaatcccaatactatgcacatctctgatatatgtacaattgatctgcaaaacaacaactacccatcttgaaaactgtaggaggaattATCCATATTATGGGGGTACCCTTCATGCAATATTCTATGagaaaatgaccaagttcaacagctgaaatttttttcattaattatcaattGGGGTTACCCTTTTGGCAGATGCCCGCACGCccaccattttcaccatttcaatacccagatttttcctttggaaaacctggttaaaggtcatatgaaacgatatcctgaccatattgagttatatacgggaatgagttcataagtgtttatttaataagactgacattgtttttgaatatttcatGCAAAATGTGAGCGCCACAGTTGATCAAAATCACTTAATCGGGAATaggaacattgacttacgcggcttacctcccttgcttatgacgtcagtaagacccaatagccttataaagctatgttgtgaatacaaatatccgtgtcattttgcagcatttgaaaagaaaaaaatactattttatataaaaacttgtataattataaaataatcaaccacgtcagtattttttctctcaaaaaatgaaattttacatcacgtattttaacatttgtttataccaagctttatatttaagaaagaaaatcatagtgttaaaaatcgtttcatatgacctttaaaaagCATTCAAATTTATGCTTCAAAAAATCCATATTACCTCTCTACACAGAGAAAATAAAGAGCATATTTCGAAAAagcatttatatttaaatatcttatgaaaaaataattgttcacCCTTTGAGATTGTAATACAACCTAACAACTACTTCTCAGTAATATCTTGAACAATCTTAGAATTTCCCTCTGTTGTACTGCTGCACAGCATTTTATGAAACTGTATATCGATAACAAGGACACAATATTTACATGAAtaccaatttatttttcttgaagTCCGGGCCCTTATTGGccaatatcaaatatatactTCTAAAACAGTCAGTGAAGCTTCTCTCAAATACTGAGCAAAATTTCTTGAAACTAAAAAATGGTAGTTGATAAAGACATGATGTGTACATGCTCTTATTTAAAGTTGGGTCGATGATGGAACATACTGGTACCCCCgttacatgtacaaaagaaTAGTTTTCTGTGCATTTCCTCTTAACCAGTGATCAGAATATACAGAACTTTGCACAGTAAGTAAAGCATAAAGTTGAAATGTGCATATTTGCTGGAAATTTCACTTCTATTTTTCTTTCTGGCTGTTTTGCCCTTtttactggtatttttttcttccaaaaaagAACAATTATTCATGTCTATATTATTTAAGTATATTTCTGACAAATGCTCAgctttcaaaattttaagagCAAGATAAAAGTACCAGGTAGTTCATAATTGTGGCACTGATTTATTACATATCACATAACTAATGGGAATCCAGTTTCAAAgtcttgaaaatttaagaaaaactttaaacCAGCAAAGatctataaatatttctttttattgataaaattaatatgattgACTACTTAAAAGCCTTCCAATTTCCTGCTTTTCAAAGACTAAAatcagaaatatacatgtactggtattaagAATTGATACTAAAactatcatcatcatcattgctTATGTCTGACACAAAGTCATCCATAGAATTTTCACTTCCTTCATTATTTTCCCTTGAGAATCGTATAGGTTTCCACTGAACAATCTTCATGCACCTGTACATCTCCGCTGGAACATATATTTTAATGGATGTCACTGTTTCTACTTTATTTTCTAAATCTAAAGCAGCTACTCCATTTGATTCAATTGGACTTCCCACAAACAACAGAGATGATTTGTACTTAACAACATCCTTGCATTCTTTTGCATAACTAGACTCATAAAACTCTTCTAATTCCAATTTTTCAGGGTTG
This portion of the Magallana gigas chromosome 7, xbMagGiga1.1, whole genome shotgun sequence genome encodes:
- the LOC105321021 gene encoding RNA-binding protein with serine-rich domain 1-B, translated to MVRSQSKSRERKKSGSERGRERKRKNSSSSGSGSSSSSRSRSRSGSSSSSSSSSGSSNSSSSRSGSSSSSRSSSSASEKGRGGKASKRQQSDSPKRRKKSPEPKPTKVHVGKLTRNVNKDHIMEIFSNYGSVKNIDMPMDRVHSNFSKLFAYIEYESPEEAEKAVKYMDGGQIDGQEISASAVLAARPVRAPQRRSPPRRGPPARWGRPASPRYRDRRRTPPPRRRSPPPRRRSRSRSRSPAKRRRYSRSSSSSSR